A window of the Sabethes cyaneus chromosome 1, idSabCyanKW18_F2, whole genome shotgun sequence genome harbors these coding sequences:
- the LOC128746178 gene encoding uncharacterized protein LOC128746178 encodes MEEEFNCEACEQPDSADVGMVSCDSCSKWYHYVCADESPGVKNRQWKCAKCVSATLPNTGTKKKTKKASLKVDGDVTNRKTPSGSRLLDSSEKAGSTHLLDIPNPSDPIPAKGKDATKTTSAEKRSIKSHASSARVRAQQALQRLEDERRLEEQS; translated from the coding sequence ATGGAGGAGGAATTCAACTGCGAGGCCTGTGAGCAGCCCGACAGTGCTGACGTCGGAATGGTATCGTGTGATTCTTGTAGCAAGTGGTACCATTACGTTTGCGCGGACGAATCCCCTGGTGTGAAGAACAGACAGTGGAAATGTGCCAAGTGTGTATCTGCAACTTTGCCTAATACAGGCACTAAAAAGAAAACCAAGAAGGCTTCATTGAAAGTTGACGGCGATGTGACAAACCGAAAGACTCCTAGCGGCTCTCGGTTGTTGGATTCGAGCGAGAAGGCGGGAAGTACCCATCTGTTAGATATACCAAATCCCAGCGACCCGATCCCAGCTAAAGGGAAAGATGCTACGAAAACAACAAGTGCCGAGAAGAGATCGATTAAATCTCATGCTTCCAGTGCGCGTGTCCGAGCGCAGCAGGCGCTGCAGCGACTTGAGGACGAACGTCGGCTCGAAGAACAAAGCTAG